A portion of the Sabethes cyaneus chromosome 3, idSabCyanKW18_F2, whole genome shotgun sequence genome contains these proteins:
- the LOC128743950 gene encoding uncharacterized protein LOC128743950: MRGPAFLYEREVSWPQRQTVTTEEELRSRCLSHWVPTQVIDLTRFRRWGFLHRTIAYVLRYIGNLRRKVRKEALKLEPLDQAELRDAEAMLWKLAQAEAYPDEISMLKKTQGPPEKRHAVVAKNSPIYKLWPFLDNEGILRMRGRIGAAPFAPSEAKFPTILPKNHLITFLITDWYHCRYHHANRETVLNEMRQRFEIAQLRSLIYKVMQNCAYCRVMRARPRPPPMAPLPAYRMQPFVRPFTSVGLDYFGPVTVRAGRNQVKRWVALFTCLTIRAVHMEIVHSLSTDSCIMAIQRFTYRRGTPAEFISDNGTCFVGASNELKAIVSRENALASTFTSALTKWTFNPPAAPHMGGVWERLVQSVKTAMGTALDAPRRPDDETLATIVYEAEAMVNSRPLTYVPLESADQEALTPNHFLLGSSSGAKPFITAKVDKPATLRSNWRLAQYITTEFWHRWIKEYLPVINRRCKWFDEVKDLEVGDLVLVVGGTARDQWIRGRVEKVFPGRDGRVRQATVRTATGILRRPAVKLAVLDVEKGEPRNEHLESSVNHQGSRAGECRDEPLVDAALPRTYYHAKCTIGFVDQSIMH; the protein is encoded by the coding sequence ATGAGAGGCCCCGCATTTCTGTACGAGCGGGAGGTAAGTTGGCCCCAACGTCAAACTGTAACCACGGAGGAGGAACTTCGCTCGAGATGTCTCTCTCATTGGGTGCCAACACAGGTGATTGACCTCACTCGCTTCAGGCGCTGGGGTTTCCTACACAGGACGATAGCCTATGTACTCCGCTACATCGGTAATCTACGACGAAAGGTTCGCAAAGAGGCACTCAAACTCGAACCTCTTGACCAAGCGGAACTGAGAGATGCAGAAGCGATGCTGTGGAAACTCGCACAAGCTGAAGCATATCCTGACGAAATAAGCATGCTGAAGAAGACACAGGGACCACCAGAGAAACGCCATGCGGTAGTTGCAAAAAATAGTCCCATTTACAAATTGTGGCCGTTCCTAGACAACGAAGGGATCCTGCGAATGCGAGGCAGAATCGGTGCTGCTCCATTTGCACCGTCCGAAGCTAAGTTCCCAACGATCCTTCCCAAGAACCATCTGATAACCTTTCTCATTACAGACTGGTACCACTGCCGTTACCACCACGCCAATCGAGAGACAGTCCTCAACGAGATGCGCCAACGATTTGAAATTGCCCAACTGCGATCGCTAATCTACAAGGTAATGCAGAACTGTGCATACTGCCGTGTTATGCGAGCGAGACCAAGACCACCTCCAATGGCACCACTTCCAGCATATCGAATGCAGCCGTTTGTGAGACCATTCACGTCCGTGGGACTGGATTATTTTGGGCCTGTTACAGTACGAGCAGGCAGGAATCAAGTGAAGCGGTGGGTGGCTTTATTTACCTGCCTCACAATTCGCGCTGTTCACATGGAAATAGTGCATAGCCTGTCTACAGACTCATGTATCATGGCGATACAACGTTTTACTTACCGCCGCGGAACACCTGCTGAATTTATCTCCGATAACGGGACGTGTTTCGTTGGGGCCAGTAACGAATTAAAAGCTATCGTATCTCGAGAAAACGCTTTGGCATCGACGTTTACCAGTGCGCTGACAAAATGGACATTTAATCCACCTGCCGCTCCGCATATGGGCGGAGTGTGGGAAAGACTTGTCCAATCGGTGAAAACGGCGATGGGGACAGCCCTGGATGCTCCTCGGCGACCAGACGACGAAACGCTGGCGACTATTGTTTACGAAGCGGAGGCAATGGTTAATTCTAGGCCGCTTACCTACGTGCCACTGGAATCGGCCGATCAAGAGGCGCTTACGCCCAACCATTTTTTGTTGGGAAGTTCATCGGGTGCAAAGCCCTTTATCACCGCGAAGGTTGATAAACCTGCAACGCTGCGAAGCAATTGGAGATTGGCGCAGTACATCACAACTGAATTCTGGCACCGTTGGATTAAAGAATATCTTCCAGTGATCAATCGGCGGTGTAAATGGTTCGACGAGGTGAAGGATTTGGAAGTGGGCGATCTCGTGTTGGTAGTGGGTGGTACGGCAAGGGACCAGTGGATCAGAGGACGTGTGGAGAAAGTATTTCCTGGACGAGATGGTCGGGTGCGACAAGCCACAGTTCGAACTGCTACCGGTATTCTTCGACGGCCGGCAGTCAAGCTGGCGGTGCTCGACGTGGAGAAAGGTGAACCTAGGAACGAACACCTGGAGAGCTCAGTCAACCACCAAGGTTCACGGGCGGGGGAATGTCGCGACGAGCCCCTCGTTGACGCGGCGCTACCACGAACGTACTACCATGCAAAATGTACGATCGGTTTCGTCGATCAATCGATCATGCACTGA
- the LOC128744604 gene encoding delta-1-pyrroline-5-carboxylate synthase, whose protein sequence is MSMCLRGLGIARGTLFWSRFHQLAKGGKNFSIVSSPGVGAYLTEQVAQVKRASANRTLHSIHDRTRATIGERSQLKEARRMVVKLGSAVITREDEHGLALGRLASIVEQVAEYHVEGRECIMVTSGAVAFGKQRLTQELLMSMSMRETLTTDHTRQDAGTMVEPRAAAAVGQSGLMSLYDAMFAQYGIKVAQVLVTEPDFYNEETRRNLFSTLSELISLNIVPIINTNDAVMPPMFVVDQEVSGQGKKKGIKIKDNDSLAALLAAEIHADLLILMSDVDGIYNKPPWEAGARLMHTYTSADKNLIKFGQKSKVGTGGMDSKVTAATWALDRGVSVVICNGTQEKAIKLILTGRKVGTFFTESTAEKATPVEHLAEDARTGSRVMQNLSASDRALCVNTLADLLISEQTKILDANKKDLEEAKKSGVAKPLLSRLSLTPAKLESLAVGLKQIADDSHRNVGRVIRRTKLADGLELKQVTVPIGVLLVIFESRPDSLPQVAALAMASGNGLLLKGGKEAAHSNRALMELVKQALGVVGGSKAISLVSTREEIGDLLSMDKHIDLIIPRGSSELVRSIQEQSHHIPVMGHAEGICHVFVDKEANLEKALKIIRDAKCDYPAACNAMETLLIHEDLLEGSFFADVCNMLKREGVKINSGPILNQQLTFGPPQAKSMKHEYGALECTIEVVKDLEAAIDHVHTYGSGHTDVIVTENEKSARYFQSHVDSACVFHNASSRFADGFRFGLGAEVGISTARIHARGPVGVEGLLTTKWILDGVDHAAADFSDGSRKWIHESLPIE, encoded by the exons GTTGCGCAGGTAAAGCGCGCCTCGGCTAATCGTACGCTGCACTCGATCCACGACCGAACGCGGGCAACGATCGGCGAACGCAGCCAGCTGAAGGAAGCCCGCCGAATGGTGGTCAAGCTGGGCAGTGCGGTCATCACCCGGGAGGACGAGCACGGTCTGGCGTTGGGACGGCTTGCTTCGATTGTCGAACAGGTGGCCGAGTACCACGTCGAGGGCCGGGAGTGTATCATGGTGACCAGCGGTGCGGTGGCGTTTGGCAAGCAGCGACTGACCCAGGAACTGCTGATGTCGATGTCGATGCGAGAGACCCTTACGACCGACCACACTCGACAGGATGCGGGAACGATGGTCGAACCGAGGGCTGCAGCGGCTGTCGGCCAGTCCGGTCTGATGTCGCTGTACGATGCGATGTTTGCCCAGTACGGCATCAAGGTGGCACAGGTGTTGGTTACCGAGCCGGACTTTTACAACGAAGAAACTCGGAGGAATCTCTTCAGTACGTTATCGGAGTTGATCAGTTTGAACATTGTGCCGATCATCAACACGAACGATGCGGTGATGCCACCGATGTTTGTCGTCGATCAGGAGGTTTCAGGGCAGGGCAAAAAGAAGGGTATCAAGATTAAGGATAACGACAGTTTGGCGGCACTGTTGGCAGCTGAGATCCATGCGGATCTGCTGATTCTGATGTCGGATGTCGATGGAATCTACAATAAGCCTCCGTGGGAGGCTGGTGCACGGCTGATGCATACCTATACTTCGGCCGATAAGAATTTGATTAAGTTCGGACAGAAATCGAAGGTCGGTACAGGTGGTATGGATTCCAAAGTTACGGCAGCCACGTGGGCTTTGGATCGAGGCGTCAGCGTCGTCATTTGCAATGGTACACAGGAGAAGGCTATCAAACTAATTTTGACCGGACGAAAGGTGGGAACGTTCTTCACAGAATCGACGGCAGAAAAGGCCACCCCTGTCGAGCATCTAGCTGAGGATG CTCGTACCGGAAGTCgagtaatgcaaaatctttcCGCTAGCGACCGAGCGTTGTGTGTTAACACGCTGGCTGATTTGTTGATTTCCGAGCAAACCAAGATTTTGGATGCAAACAAAAAGGATTTGGAGGAGGCGAAAAAATCCGGTGTCGCGAAACCATTGCTCTCTCGCCTGTCCCTGACTCCGGCCAAGCTCGAGAGTTTAGCCGTTGGTTTGAAGCAAATCGCTGACGATAGTCACAGG AATGTTGGTCGCGTTATCCGGCGCACTAAACTAGCCGACGGATTAGAGCTGAAGCAGGTTACCGTTCCGATTGGTGTTTTGCTGGTTATCTTTGAGTCGCGACCGGACTCTTTGCCGCAGGTTGCAGCCCTAGCTATGGCGTCCGGAAACGGTCTTCTGTTAAAGGGCGGTAAGGAAGCTGCACACAGTAACCGAGCTCTGATGGAGCTGGTGAAGCAAGCGTTGGGAGTGGTGGGCGGTTCGAAGGCGATCTCGCTGGTGTCTACCCGCGAGGAGATCGGCGATCTTCTCTCGATGGACAAACATATTGATTTGATCATTCCTCGCGGTTCCAGTGAACTGGTTCGTAGCATCCAGGAACAGTCACACCACATCCCAGTCATGGGACATGCCGAAGgaatttgtcacgtttttgtcgACAAGGAAGCCAATCTGGAGAAGGCTTTGAAGATCATTCGGGATGCAAAGTGCGACTATCCAGCTG CCTGCAATGCCATGGAAACACTTCTGATTCACGAGGACCTGTTGGAGGGAAGCTTCTTCGCGGATGTGTGCAATATGTTGAAACGGGAAGGCGTTAAGATCAACTCGGGTCCGATACTGAACCAACAGTTGACGTTTGGCCCACCGCAAGCGAAATCTATGAAGCACGAGTATGGTGCACTTGAGTGTACTATAGAAGTTGTCAAAGATCTTGAGGCAGCTATCGATCATGTGCACACGTACGGAAGTGGTCACACCGACGTCATTGTAACCGAAAACG AAAAATCGGCTCGATACTTCCAAAGCCACGTGGACAGCGCTTGTGTGTTCCACAACGCTAGCAGCCGGTTTGCCGATGGGTTCCGGTTCGGTTTGGGAGCGGAAGTCGGAATTTCCACCGCCCGAATTCACGCCCGAGGTCCGGTCGGAGTGGAAGGCCTGCTGACTACAAAGTGGATTTTGGACGGGGTGGATCATGCAGCTGCCGATTTTAGCGACGGCTCCCGGAAGTGGATTCATGAATCATTACCAATCGAATGA